From a region of the Aeoliella mucimassa genome:
- a CDS encoding alpha/beta hydrolase: MASLTLYIAERWQRLIQGCALVLLLATAQPATAEPTVTTLTYKQVGDEELLLDVVVPEQVETKEASESADRSLPVVIVVHGGGWGSGDRKTMIAPVLETLTQAGCIYVSLEYRLSPQHRWPACLDDVQDGVAWTKDHIAEYGGDPDRIAILGYSAGGQLAFWAAIRDTSPHRLKGLIGLAPTTDFLEDLGRRSGPSKALRDLMNCEQDESLAITLQRLYEASPINYLHDKMPPILLIHGSADRSVPLQQSVHIQQKIAEQRWDVPCELYRIEGAPHRQSEWDQFDEGYKRKLREWLGKHL, encoded by the coding sequence ATGGCTTCACTCACTTTGTATATAGCAGAGCGATGGCAGCGTTTGATCCAGGGGTGCGCACTCGTGTTGTTACTCGCAACTGCGCAGCCAGCAACGGCCGAACCCACTGTGACCACACTGACCTACAAGCAGGTGGGCGACGAGGAGTTGCTGCTCGACGTGGTGGTGCCTGAGCAGGTCGAGACCAAGGAAGCCAGCGAGTCGGCAGATCGCTCGTTGCCGGTGGTCATCGTCGTGCATGGCGGGGGATGGGGATCTGGCGATCGTAAGACGATGATCGCCCCGGTGCTCGAGACACTCACCCAAGCGGGGTGCATCTACGTGTCGCTCGAGTATCGCTTGAGCCCCCAGCATCGTTGGCCAGCTTGCTTGGACGACGTGCAAGACGGAGTCGCCTGGACCAAGGATCACATCGCGGAGTATGGCGGGGACCCTGATCGCATCGCGATACTTGGCTACTCGGCCGGCGGGCAACTGGCGTTCTGGGCGGCCATACGCGATACCAGTCCGCACCGACTTAAGGGACTCATCGGTCTGGCGCCGACTACCGACTTTCTCGAAGATCTCGGCCGCCGCAGCGGGCCTAGCAAAGCCCTGCGAGACTTGATGAACTGCGAGCAGGACGAGTCGCTGGCAATCACTTTGCAGCGACTCTACGAGGCGTCGCCGATCAACTACCTGCACGACAAGATGCCACCGATACTGCTGATCCATGGTAGCGCCGATCGCAGTGTCCCCCTCCAGCAGTCGGTACACATCCAGCAAAAGATCGCCGAGCAGCGGTGGGACGTACCGTGCGAGCTATACCGCATCGAAGGAGCCCCGCACCGCCAGTCGGAGTGGGACCAGTTCGACGAAGGGTACAAACGCAAGCTGCGTGAATGGCTTGGTAAGCACCTGTAG
- a CDS encoding alpha-L-fucosidase, with protein MLRCLAFQPIVSRFNLKCLVTSMVSSLVAISSAMAQVDVDSFPEAKLDFPIADGPFEPTWESIDEHHPGEVPWFREAKVGIWIHWGPQAAGESGDWYAKHMYLEDHSAAANHRERFGHPSEFGYKDVLNQWKAEKFDAERLMDCFHQAGFRYAVIMGVHHDNYDLWDSKYQPWNSTRIGPKRDILKEWVDAARSHQMRYGVTFHHEYTWWWWQPAFGADTNGPLAGVPYDGNLTAADGKGTWWDGLDPKDLYGIPLTGYPAYEPIHLIAHGRQGIFDHHQEYARQYATQWALRIMDVIDKYDPDFIYTDGNSTQPFSGKRSGSGWKCDAAQRVVAHYFNRTLERRGDIDTFAIVKFSRPQHGLASTSESRVSGGINSSRMWMGERAIGSWFYAPDFVYDSGSVIHSLLEYVSRDGNFALSVPLTPEGELTAEATTMLEEFGAWMKINGQGIYGSSAAFTFGEGSHQLPGGGLNQKTADYEFTTEDFRFTKGKDGALYVWCMTVPDDLECLKIRSLGTSRKGVSPPPKSVELLGSDAPVTWKATGDALEITCPMMKEFRTAVGFRVQY; from the coding sequence ATGCTACGATGCCTTGCGTTTCAGCCGATCGTTTCCCGCTTTAACCTCAAATGCCTTGTCACTTCGATGGTGAGTTCGCTGGTCGCGATCTCTTCTGCGATGGCTCAGGTCGACGTTGATAGCTTCCCCGAAGCGAAGCTCGATTTTCCGATTGCCGATGGTCCTTTCGAGCCGACTTGGGAGTCGATCGACGAGCATCATCCGGGCGAGGTCCCTTGGTTCCGCGAAGCGAAGGTCGGCATCTGGATTCACTGGGGGCCTCAAGCTGCGGGAGAGTCGGGCGACTGGTACGCGAAGCATATGTACCTGGAAGACCACTCGGCAGCAGCGAACCATCGCGAGCGGTTTGGCCATCCCTCGGAGTTTGGGTACAAAGACGTGCTGAATCAGTGGAAGGCCGAGAAATTCGACGCCGAGCGTCTGATGGACTGCTTTCATCAGGCGGGTTTTCGCTACGCGGTGATCATGGGCGTGCACCATGACAACTACGATTTGTGGGATTCGAAATACCAGCCATGGAACTCCACCCGCATAGGCCCGAAGCGGGACATTCTAAAAGAGTGGGTCGACGCAGCACGCTCGCATCAGATGCGCTACGGGGTGACGTTTCACCATGAGTATACCTGGTGGTGGTGGCAACCCGCGTTCGGTGCGGACACCAATGGCCCGCTGGCTGGGGTTCCGTACGACGGCAACCTTACCGCGGCCGATGGTAAAGGGACCTGGTGGGATGGACTTGACCCGAAGGATTTGTATGGCATTCCGCTCACAGGATATCCCGCCTACGAACCGATTCACCTGATCGCCCACGGCCGCCAGGGCATTTTCGATCACCATCAGGAGTATGCTCGGCAGTACGCGACGCAGTGGGCGCTGCGGATCATGGATGTGATCGACAAGTACGATCCCGACTTCATCTATACCGACGGCAACTCCACGCAGCCTTTTAGCGGCAAACGGAGCGGTTCGGGCTGGAAGTGCGACGCCGCCCAGCGGGTGGTCGCCCACTACTTTAATCGCACGCTTGAGCGACGAGGCGACATCGATACGTTTGCCATCGTCAAGTTCAGCCGCCCACAGCACGGGCTGGCCTCGACCAGCGAAAGCCGGGTGTCGGGCGGGATCAACAGCTCGCGAATGTGGATGGGCGAGCGGGCCATCGGCAGCTGGTTCTACGCGCCCGACTTTGTGTACGACAGCGGTTCGGTGATTCACTCGCTGCTCGAGTACGTGTCGCGCGATGGCAACTTTGCTCTCTCGGTGCCACTGACGCCGGAGGGGGAACTTACCGCCGAGGCGACCACGATGCTCGAAGAGTTTGGCGCCTGGATGAAGATCAACGGTCAAGGCATCTATGGCAGTTCGGCTGCTTTCACGTTCGGCGAAGGCTCGCACCAGTTACCCGGCGGGGGACTCAATCAGAAAACGGCTGACTATGAGTTCACCACCGAGGACTTCCGCTTCACCAAAGGCAAAGATGGTGCCTTGTACGTCTGGTGCATGACCGTACCAGACGATCTCGAATGCCTGAAGATTCGATCGCTGGGAACCTCGCGTAAAGGAGTGTCGCCCCCTCCCAAGAGTGTCGAACTGCTCGGCAGCGATGCTCCCGTAACCTGGAAGGCGACCGGAGACGCCCTAGAGATTACGTGCCCGATGATGAAAGAGTTTCGCACGGCAGTAGGATTCCGCGTGCAGTACTAA
- a CDS encoding PEP-CTERM sorting domain-containing protein — MTHKSLFNLTTLLMAATAIVAVRADAQEFYGLTPDADTYITNGGGSGPTSHHGGKSSVEVRWYDDGSTTRIRMGYVRFDIAGINPEFFTNEVTLSGTFTGSSYNGPGVWDVYGLNDTITAVDTLGVDWDDSEISYSNAAGVVNDAPVGTFGFTSDATMLGTLTLDGVDEQPLPFISNGSDLDFSSFLNADTDGLVTLLFISSTSDGKEYRIDSSEGSTSNGHGPMTLNFMFPAGDVDGYNGVDLADLQVIADNFRQSANSRLDGDLSADGFVDFADFELWKQNYTGSLAGVDLGFLSAKVPEPSTLWLAAVGAGLLLVRRLKVNPRVMVIALVLLGVGVASSSFAQVTYYFKHPDYSPYPADNNWFTETDNNPNASGGTNWYDPVGAVNFIPDYSQVVDERAAIDFGGTVVVDTVGAYSPASLTISSSSGLDVLGTGALSIRAGTDTNGELNVSSGAVSVLSGGSLTSEGSFTIGGSSSLAIGAGATVGTDSSLSLTGSYQVGVAGNANNGFISAGTSATVGGQLVLDFTGYTPAATDTWTVVEADSITGDFSSLSWIGGLAPNQSLATVQTDLGGGRVGITAMIEERLVLQVNRDTGAATIMHPGSSSITLDGYYVGSDLGMLSDKASDWTSLVESGQLGSDWIETSQTTSNIGELKIGADATFGSDVALGSIYKPLAGTFAGDTEDLQFVYRRSSDGKTFTGRVEYTGSKVNNLVLQVDPSGSGDVYLRNTSSTTVEIDAYEILSSSGALSEAGWNSLAEQSATTNTWLEALDNGASLLAEFDTEGFTTIGPGAAINLGPLYTGSTQDLQFNFLLMGDDEGTAGAVMYGAFTADALPGDYNEDNIVNLADYTVWRDNLGSGVLPNDNGLGTVGYEHYELWKANFGSSLPISGVGAVPEPSSWLLLAIAVAGLGYRLR, encoded by the coding sequence ATGACACATAAATCTCTATTTAACCTGACTACGCTGCTCATGGCAGCCACGGCTATTGTGGCCGTCAGGGCCGACGCGCAAGAGTTCTACGGCTTAACGCCCGATGCCGATACCTACATTACCAACGGTGGTGGCAGCGGCCCGACGAGTCACCATGGGGGGAAGTCTTCGGTCGAAGTACGTTGGTACGACGATGGTTCCACCACCCGGATTCGGATGGGATACGTGCGGTTTGACATCGCCGGTATCAATCCGGAGTTCTTCACCAACGAAGTCACCCTCAGCGGAACATTCACGGGCAGTTCCTACAACGGACCAGGCGTGTGGGACGTGTATGGTCTGAACGACACCATCACCGCGGTCGATACGCTGGGAGTCGACTGGGACGATTCCGAAATTAGTTACTCCAACGCAGCCGGCGTGGTGAACGATGCCCCCGTCGGCACTTTTGGTTTTACGAGCGACGCGACGATGCTCGGTACGTTAACCCTCGACGGCGTCGACGAGCAACCGTTGCCCTTCATTTCGAATGGTTCGGATCTCGATTTCAGTAGCTTCTTGAATGCCGATACCGACGGTTTGGTCACCCTGTTGTTCATCAGCAGCACCTCCGACGGCAAAGAGTACCGCATCGATAGCAGCGAAGGGAGCACTAGCAACGGGCATGGTCCCATGACACTGAACTTCATGTTTCCAGCGGGCGATGTTGATGGCTACAACGGCGTCGATCTTGCCGACTTGCAGGTCATTGCCGACAATTTCCGTCAATCGGCCAACTCGCGGTTGGATGGCGACTTGAGCGCCGACGGCTTTGTCGACTTCGCTGACTTTGAACTCTGGAAACAAAACTATACCGGTTCGCTAGCAGGCGTCGATCTTGGTTTCCTGTCCGCCAAGGTCCCTGAGCCGAGCACGTTGTGGCTCGCTGCAGTCGGCGCCGGCTTGCTGTTGGTGCGTCGCCTCAAGGTAAACCCTCGCGTGATGGTGATTGCCTTAGTGCTGCTGGGCGTGGGGGTGGCTTCTTCGAGCTTCGCCCAGGTGACGTATTACTTCAAGCACCCCGACTACAGCCCTTATCCAGCCGATAACAACTGGTTCACTGAAACCGATAACAACCCCAATGCTTCGGGGGGAACTAACTGGTACGATCCGGTCGGGGCGGTCAATTTCATTCCCGACTATTCCCAAGTGGTCGACGAACGCGCGGCCATCGACTTTGGTGGTACCGTGGTCGTCGATACCGTCGGAGCCTACAGTCCAGCTTCGCTGACTATTAGCTCCTCCAGTGGTCTCGATGTGCTTGGCACCGGAGCCTTGAGCATTCGCGCGGGGACCGACACCAATGGCGAGCTGAACGTGAGCAGCGGGGCGGTCTCGGTGCTGTCGGGCGGTTCGCTCACCTCCGAAGGCTCTTTTACCATTGGTGGCAGTTCTTCGCTGGCCATCGGAGCCGGTGCGACCGTAGGTACCGATAGCAGTCTTTCGCTCACGGGTAGCTATCAGGTGGGGGTCGCCGGTAACGCGAACAACGGTTTTATATCAGCCGGCACCAGTGCTACCGTGGGTGGACAGCTTGTGCTCGATTTCACCGGTTACACACCAGCCGCCACGGATACATGGACCGTTGTCGAGGCCGATTCGATCACCGGAGACTTCAGCTCGTTAAGCTGGATCGGTGGATTGGCTCCGAATCAGTCGTTGGCCACCGTTCAGACGGATTTAGGAGGCGGCCGCGTCGGCATTACCGCCATGATCGAAGAACGCCTGGTACTGCAAGTAAATCGCGACACCGGGGCGGCGACCATCATGCACCCTGGTAGCTCGAGCATTACCCTCGACGGTTACTACGTCGGCTCCGATCTCGGCATGCTGAGCGACAAAGCGAGCGATTGGACGAGCCTGGTGGAGAGTGGTCAGCTTGGGTCTGACTGGATCGAAACCTCCCAAACCACCAGCAACATTGGAGAGCTAAAAATCGGTGCCGATGCGACATTCGGCAGCGACGTTGCCCTCGGCAGCATCTACAAACCGCTGGCTGGCACGTTCGCCGGCGACACCGAGGACCTGCAGTTTGTGTATCGCCGTTCGTCGGATGGCAAGACCTTCACCGGGCGGGTGGAGTATACCGGTTCGAAGGTGAATAATCTCGTGCTGCAAGTCGACCCCTCCGGTTCAGGCGATGTGTATCTTCGCAACACGTCGAGCACCACCGTGGAGATCGACGCCTACGAGATCCTCTCGAGCAGCGGTGCTTTGAGCGAAGCGGGCTGGAACAGTCTCGCCGAACAGTCGGCCACTACCAACACCTGGCTCGAAGCACTCGACAACGGGGCTTCGCTGTTGGCTGAGTTCGACACCGAAGGCTTCACCACCATCGGTCCAGGAGCGGCCATTAACCTCGGCCCGCTCTACACTGGGAGCACGCAGGATCTGCAGTTTAACTTCCTGTTGATGGGCGACGACGAAGGCACGGCCGGCGCGGTCATGTACGGAGCCTTTACGGCCGACGCACTGCCAGGCGATTACAATGAAGATAACATCGTGAACCTGGCCGACTACACCGTCTGGCGCGACAATCTTGGCAGTGGCGTACTGCCGAACGATAACGGGCTGGGTACCGTGGGGTACGAACACTACGAGCTGTGGAAGGCGAACTTTGGTTCGTCGCTTCCCATCAGCGGTGTTGGTGCGGTTCCCGAGCCTTCGAGTTGGCTATTACTGGCGATTGCCGTTGCAGGACTAGGCTATCGGCTTCGCTAA
- a CDS encoding PEP-CTERM sorting domain-containing protein: MAATTTVTTESDEENSYVISDPDVGDFTVTITGYSGKTLQDNRYYFRTGSSSGALSQTWSIAVTGLDPGEVITDLSLSTTRIVPGVGSGGTWDWDIEFTAPLASGGTYTDTRELIGDLTVSPRISYDNDIAGDHFGENPTFDINVSKTNSNSRALGWYNFDITAAFANAQPIPGDTTGDGLVTLDDLNPILQNYRTAQTARSAGDLVDNDFIDFADFRQWKTAYVDAGGSLEGIDLDFFTATVPEPGTMLLTLVSAVGIAIVRRRSR; encoded by the coding sequence ATGGCAGCTACCACCACCGTGACCACTGAAAGCGACGAGGAGAACAGCTACGTAATCAGCGACCCTGATGTCGGCGATTTCACCGTTACCATCACAGGCTATTCAGGAAAGACCCTTCAAGACAATCGGTACTACTTCCGCACGGGCAGCAGCAGCGGTGCCTTAAGTCAAACGTGGTCGATTGCTGTCACTGGCCTTGATCCTGGTGAGGTGATTACGGATCTGTCACTGTCGACCACCCGGATTGTTCCGGGGGTCGGCAGCGGCGGAACCTGGGATTGGGACATCGAATTCACTGCCCCGTTGGCAAGCGGTGGCACCTACACGGACACTCGCGAGTTGATTGGAGATTTGACCGTCAGTCCTAGAATCAGCTACGACAACGACATCGCCGGCGACCATTTCGGCGAGAATCCAACGTTTGATATCAACGTCTCGAAAACCAACAGCAATAGTCGTGCTCTCGGTTGGTACAACTTCGACATCACGGCCGCCTTTGCCAACGCGCAGCCGATACCAGGCGATACCACCGGCGATGGTCTGGTAACCCTCGACGACCTGAATCCCATCTTGCAAAACTACCGCACTGCGCAAACCGCTCGTTCCGCGGGCGACTTGGTCGACAACGACTTTATTGACTTCGCTGATTTTCGACAGTGGAAAACGGCCTATGTCGATGCAGGTGGCTCGTTGGAAGGCATCGATCTCGACTTCTTCACAGCCACTGTTCCTGAGCCTGGAACCATGCTGTTGACGCTAGTAAGTGCGGTCGGCATAGCAATCGTGCGTCGCCGAAGTCGCTAA
- a CDS encoding PEP-CTERM sorting domain-containing protein has translation MIYSKLAALLAVLCFGTLGANATAALVSVNTSGDTETSYVVNDPDVGEYTVTISGHSGKAEKDGNYYYRTSSSRDPIDDTWQIAITGLDAGEYISDFVMNTTRIAPSVGGGSDWDWSIEFSADLAGGGTYTDTRVLNNGQVTVDPDIAFSAAVAGDHFGQDPTFYVNVVKNVASNTRAVGWRDFDITAARVPEPSTWCMLCLGMAGLGGLLRRRRA, from the coding sequence ATGATTTATTCAAAACTCGCCGCCCTTCTCGCTGTGCTGTGCTTCGGCACTTTGGGGGCAAACGCTACGGCCGCTTTAGTGAGCGTGAACACTTCGGGCGATACCGAAACCTCCTACGTCGTCAACGATCCTGACGTCGGTGAGTACACCGTGACGATCTCGGGGCACTCGGGTAAAGCCGAGAAGGATGGTAACTACTACTACCGAACTAGCAGTTCGCGCGATCCAATCGACGACACTTGGCAGATCGCAATCACCGGTCTCGATGCCGGCGAATACATTAGCGACTTTGTGATGAACACCACCCGTATCGCCCCTAGCGTTGGCGGCGGAAGCGATTGGGACTGGAGCATCGAATTCTCCGCCGACCTGGCAGGCGGGGGTACTTACACCGACACGCGGGTGCTTAACAACGGGCAAGTGACCGTCGATCCCGATATCGCGTTTTCGGCCGCCGTGGCTGGCGACCACTTTGGCCAGGATCCTACGTTTTACGTGAATGTAGTGAAGAACGTGGCCAGTAACACTCGCGCTGTGGGATGGCGAGATTTCGATATAACCGCCGCTCGTGTGCCGGAGCCTTCTACCTGGTGCATGCTTTGTCTCGGCATGGCGGGCTTGGGCGGTCTGCTTCGTCGGCGAAGAGCTTAG
- a CDS encoding PEP-CTERM sorting domain-containing protein produces the protein MIARLLSYCLTLLLAACLATSHAQAAEVVAFWGFASDYDFDTNPTKQAFAADVDNTMSGDAILEAFRGDGDDLDDNGGGGFVSYTSPFSGVTYEPTRTIKWDDLAGGGDDFDIDGVDTFTLDKNDGAGAVAGEDFGNDALMYITFDGTGYSDFQFRFDIEGTPGDLPSSFDVFYRVDGPSGTWFRDADQNNISLTFFDYDPADPENQFADSGMISLSPMLDGSSTIELIISDFNEFGNSEMEIDNFEIVGQSVPEPSSIAIVALALVGFAVSRRK, from the coding sequence ATGATTGCCCGCCTGCTATCGTATTGTCTCACCCTCTTACTAGCCGCCTGCTTGGCAACCTCACACGCTCAAGCCGCCGAAGTGGTTGCATTCTGGGGCTTTGCCTCGGATTACGATTTCGACACAAACCCCACCAAACAAGCTTTCGCCGCCGATGTCGATAACACCATGTCTGGCGATGCCATTCTCGAAGCCTTCCGTGGCGATGGCGATGATCTCGACGACAACGGTGGTGGCGGATTCGTCTCCTACACCTCCCCCTTCAGCGGTGTTACCTACGAACCGACTCGCACAATTAAATGGGACGATCTGGCGGGCGGCGGTGACGACTTCGACATCGATGGGGTCGATACCTTTACCCTCGATAAGAACGACGGCGCTGGAGCAGTAGCCGGCGAAGACTTCGGCAACGACGCGCTGATGTATATCACATTCGATGGCACCGGCTACAGCGACTTCCAGTTTCGTTTCGACATCGAAGGCACCCCGGGCGATCTGCCTAGCTCGTTTGATGTGTTCTATCGCGTCGATGGCCCGAGCGGCACCTGGTTCCGTGATGCCGATCAAAACAACATTTCACTGACCTTCTTCGACTATGATCCTGCCGACCCCGAAAACCAATTCGCCGACAGCGGTATGATCTCGTTGTCGCCAATGCTCGATGGTTCGTCGACGATTGAATTGATCATTAGCGACTTCAACGAATTCGGAAACAGCGAAATGGAGATCGATAACTTCGAGATCGTCGGCCAGAGCGTGCCAGAGCCTAGCTCAATCGCCATCGTCGCTCTCGCCCTGGTTGGCTTTGCTGTAAGCCGTCGCAAGTAG